CAGCAAGATCTCCTGGGTCCGGAAGGCGACAAACGCGGCCTCACCCGCCTCGGGTGGAAGCTCTCGCCGAAAGACCTTGTTTCGCAGCACCGCGATGACCTCGTAGGCGAGCAGAAACGGAGCAACGACCTCCACTTCCTGCTCAACCCACCGGCCCCAGAGGTGACGGACCGCCGCGCTCCGCTCTTCGGGGAGGAGCAGCTTCAAGACAACGCTCGCGTCAACCACCACGCCCGCCGGGCGAGCGGAGTCAGCGGAGACCACGCAGGCGTTCCTCCCTTATCCGAGCCAGCTCTTCCACCGAGTCAGTGAGTTTGAAGCCTTCAAGGGCTTGCCTCACCCGATCGGCCTGGGCGAGCGCGAGGGCTCGTTGAGGGGTGGAAGGCCGAACGGGACGGACCCCCTCCAGGCGACGGAGATCTTCCACGCTGACCAGCGCCGCCTTAGGCCGGCCCCGGGACTGGATGACAACCCGCTCTCCTCCATAAGCGACAGCGTTGATCAAACTCGAGAGCTTTGCCTTCGCCTCCCCGACCGAGACCTCTTTAGCCATCTCCGCACTCCTTTGACTATATTAGTCATTTTGGTCCAAATATCCTACAATGCGTGAACTGCGTCAAGTCTTTGAAGGGCAACCGGGCGGCCCACCCTATCGTTGTCCCTCCTCGACCCTCCCAGGGGAGGCGGCCCCGGCGAACCTCGCCGAGAACATCCTCGGAAGCCCGGGCTCCTCGCGGCCTGAGAGCCGGCTCACCAAGTCGAGGATCCAGGGCGCTAGGCTATTCACAAGAGAGCCCTCTTTCCTCCGTTTTCAGGGGCAGAAGCGGTGACACGGTGACAGGCCAGTATTGGTGCGGGTTGTCACCGCTTCTGCATCCGGTGACGTCACCACTTGCATGAAGCGGTGACACGCCAGTACTAATGCGGGTTGTCACCGTGTCACCGGATCGAGCGGCGAAAACAGAGGAAATGAGCATGGTTCACGCCTCGGGAGCGGGCTCGGCGGGAGCGCCACACCTCGCCCGGAGGTCGGCGAGCGTCTCGGCGGTGAGCACGTAGCAGCACCGGCGCCGCGCCCCCTCCCGGCACTGCTGGCGGAAGAGGCCGAGACAGTTCAGCAGCCTGGCCAGGCGTCTCGGGCCCTTGAGCCAATCCCAGCCCAGCCGGGCCTTCAGCACGTGGAGGAGCTCGGTCGGGGTGAGCACCTCCCCGACTTTCTCACGGATCTTCTCCAGCGCATCGAGCACGCGCGCGGTCCTGCCCGCCTCCTGATCGGCCTCCCTGACGCCGCCGCATAATGTGCGGAAGAAGTTGCGATGGCTCGGGGCGGACTCGCGCCCCCTTGACCCTCGGGTAGGCGCAAGACTAAGATCGCGTCAACCAACGGTTCTGTCCCTGTACCCGCTTGCCAGGCGCTCGGCCAGGGCCGTCGAGTTGGCGAGGTCGCAGAAGAGGACCGTCACCTGCTTGCGCTCGCCCTCCAGGGCGCCCCGGGAAGTCAGGATCTTCTCGGCCAGGTGGCGGGGGGTGTAGGCCTGCGGCGAGGGAAACTT
This window of the Candidatus Rokuibacteriota bacterium genome carries:
- a CDS encoding zinc ribbon domain-containing protein; translated protein: MKCPRCQHENAASLKFCGECGAHLASVCSACGASNAPAQKFCGECGAPLTQPPAEKFPSPQAYTPRHLAEKILTSRGALEGERKQVTVLFCDLANSTALAERLASGYRDRTVG
- a CDS encoding type II toxin-antitoxin system Phd/YefM family antitoxin — protein: MAKEVSVGEAKAKLSSLINAVAYGGERVVIQSRGRPKAALVSVEDLRRLEGVRPVRPSTPQRALALAQADRVRQALEGFKLTDSVEELARIREERLRGLR
- a CDS encoding type II toxin-antitoxin system VapC family toxin, whose amino-acid sequence is MVSADSARPAGVVVDASVVLKLLLPEERSAAVRHLWGRWVEQEVEVVAPFLLAYEVIAVLRNKVFRRELPPEAGEAAFVAFRTQEILLLHPDGIEETAWRLAKQLNLPTSYDAAYLALADLMEYEFWTADRRFAAGVRKKLPRVRLIGR